In the genome of Microcoleus sp. bin38.metabat.b11b12b14.051, the window CATCAAAAAATGTGGGTGGAAACCCCGTCCTTCTAGGACGGCTTTACAATTGACTTGTGCTTTCACGCTTTAACTGTTAAGCTGTAAAAATGAAACTCAAGGCATTCAAGTACCGATTTTATCCAACGCCAGAGCAAGAAACCTTGTTGCGGCGAACGATGGGCTGTGCGCGTCTTGTCTACAACAAAGCCTTGTCTGTAAGGACAGATGCTTGGTACAAAGACAAAAAACGCATTGGGTATAATGAATCTTCTACCATGCTGACTCAATGGAAGAAAGAGGAAGACCTCTCTTTTCTGAATGAGGTTAGCTGTGTTCCACTCCAACAAGGCTTGAGACACCTTCAGACTGCCTTTACCAACTTCTTTGCGGGTCGGACTAAATACCCAAACTTCAAGAAGAAAAGTAGCGGCGGAAGTGCTGAATTTACGAAATCGGCTTTTAAGTGGAAAGATGGTCAAGTTTTCTTGGCTAAATCTCCGGTTGCTTTGCCGATTCGATGGAGTCGCTCTATACCAGAGGGGTGTGAACCTTCTACTATCACGGTCAAATTGTCCCCTTCGGGTCGCTGGACTGTTTCGATGGTGGTTGAGGTAGACATTCAACCATTGCCAAAGTCGCCCAATCAAATTGGGATTGACCTTGGCATTACCAGTTTGATTGCTTTGAGTACGGGCGAAAAAGTTGCTAACCCCAAAGCGTTCAAAGCAAAGCGGGCTAAACTCCGCAAAGCTCAAAAAGCACTTTCTCGCAAGACAAAAGGCTCGAACAATCGGTACAAAGCCCGATTGAAAGTGGCTAAAGTCCATGGGTCGATTAATGACGCTAGGCAAGATTTCCTTCACAAGTTGACGACTCGGTTGGTGCGTGAAAACCAAACCATCGCCGTTGAAGATTTGGCTGTGAAGAATATGGTGAAGAATCGGAAACTTGCCCTGAGCATCAGCGATGCGAGTTGGGGTGAGTTGGTGAGACAGCTTGAATACAAGTGCGACTGGTATGGTCGCACCTTGATCGAGATTGACCGATGGTTTCCGAGTTCTAAACGATGTGGACATTGTGGTCACGTTGTTGAAAAGTTGCCTCTGAATATCCGGGAATGGTCTTGCCCTAAATGTGGGACAAACCACGACCGCGATGTAAATGCAGCAAATAACATTTTGGCGGCTGGGCTAGCCGTTTCAGTCTGTGGAGCGACCGTAAGACCAGAACAGAGTAAATCTGTGAAGGCGGGTGCTACGAAGCAGAAAACCTAAGAAGTGATTCTTAGAATCCCCGTCTCTTCAGAGCGGGGAGTATGTCAACAGAAAGATAAGACCGGGCGGTTGAAACCGCGTCGATACAGACAAAACCCGCGACTCGACTTCGCTCGCCGAACACCTCCGCGGGTTGAAGAGCAAGCCGTTAAAATATGTTATCTATCTTCAGTCCGCGGAGGCGGACATGGTTTGTGTAGACGCGGTTTCAACCGCCGTCTATTCTCGCCATTTGACAGAACAACCGATCGCCTCTGTACTAGAAGGCTCTATCGATTTGTCATTCAGCAGTTGCTCGATCGCGCTCCGCAAATACGAAACCTGCACCGCCCCCGCATCGTCGGCGTTGTCGTCTATTGAACCTTTATAGCGCAATCTGCCATCTCGGTCTAACAAAAAAACCTCTGGCGTTTGAGAAGCTCCAAAACTTTCTGCGACATCTTGAGCAACATCTCTGATATACGGGAAGTTGAGCTGATTTTCTGTCGCAAAAATTTTCATGTTTTCAAAGCTGTCATCTGGGTACTGGTTGGCGTCGTTAGCATTAATCCCAATTAAAGTAACACCTCGATCTTGAAAATCTGCTTGCAGTGCTTTGAGGCGATCGAGATACAACTGCACGTAAGGGCAATGATTGCACATAAATACTACCCCGATCGCTCGAAATTTTTCTAAGTAGCGAGCTAAATGGTGAACTTCTTCGTCAACTCCCGGCAGTTCAAAATCGGGAGCGTAGCTGTTAATCGGAGTACCCATTGTTTCTATTTATAAGTTTATGTTTGCAGCAGGTGAACAGCAGTATTTGCTACCCTTAAAAATGACAAGACACACGATTAAAATTGGCTGTTTTTGGGGCGAGCTTCATTCTCGCCTTGCTAACAGCCTGTTTTGATTCGTGGTTGGCGATTTATTCCTCGTTTTGCTTGAGCCAACCTTGGGCTACGGCTTGGTATCCAATCATTTTGTATGCTAATTTGGCAGCGGTAAATTCTGAAACTACAGAATCTACTAGAGGTGCTAGTTCCATAATGTCACAGCCAATTACTTGGTAAGACTCGAAGACGCGGCGCAAAAATCCGGTGAGCGAATACCAATTTAACCCGCCCGGTTCAGGTGTGCCAACTCCTGGAATTAATGTCGGATCGATGCCGTCTAGGTCGATCGTCAAAAATACTCGTTTTGTTTTTATACTAGCAATTGCGCGATCGGCCCAATCCGGTTGAGTCGCAATTTCCCTAGCTCGAAACACGTTTAGCTGTTTGGCTTTAATCAAGTCGGCTTCTTCCTTGCAGATAGCCCGAATCCCGATTTGCAGTGTCGGTAAGCCCATATCTACAACCCGCCGCATCACACAGGCGTGGTTGTGGATCGAGCCTTCGTATTCGTGGCGCAAGTCGCCGTGGGCGTCGATTTGCACGACTGTGAAGGGTTCATCCGGGTATGCTTGGCGGTAGCCTTCG includes:
- a CDS encoding RNA-guided endonuclease TnpB family protein, with protein sequence MKLKAFKYRFYPTPEQETLLRRTMGCARLVYNKALSVRTDAWYKDKKRIGYNESSTMLTQWKKEEDLSFLNEVSCVPLQQGLRHLQTAFTNFFAGRTKYPNFKKKSSGGSAEFTKSAFKWKDGQVFLAKSPVALPIRWSRSIPEGCEPSTITVKLSPSGRWTVSMVVEVDIQPLPKSPNQIGIDLGITSLIALSTGEKVANPKAFKAKRAKLRKAQKALSRKTKGSNNRYKARLKVAKVHGSINDARQDFLHKLTTRLVRENQTIAVEDLAVKNMVKNRKLALSISDASWGELVRQLEYKCDWYGRTLIEIDRWFPSSKRCGHCGHVVEKLPLNIREWSCPKCGTNHDRDVNAANNILAAGLAVSVCGATVRPEQSKSVKAGATKQKT
- a CDS encoding thioredoxin family protein gives rise to the protein MGTPINSYAPDFELPGVDEEVHHLARYLEKFRAIGVVFMCNHCPYVQLYLDRLKALQADFQDRGVTLIGINANDANQYPDDSFENMKIFATENQLNFPYIRDVAQDVAESFGASQTPEVFLLDRDGRLRYKGSIDDNADDAGAVQVSYLRSAIEQLLNDKSIEPSSTEAIGCSVKWRE
- the speB gene encoding agmatinase, which encodes MPTIISTVVVPFLGSEIVPDYDTAKVVILPIPYEATTTYRRGCENGPAKLLEASHQLECYDEELDSEVCYDVGIYTALPIADTRNSQPVSSSEMLRVTQQTVHQLITENKFVISLGGEHSITAGVVEGYRQAYPDEPFTVVQIDAHGDLRHEYEGSIHNHACVMRRVVDMGLPTLQIGIRAICKEEADLIKAKQLNVFRAREIATQPDWADRAIASIKTKRVFLTIDLDGIDPTLIPGVGTPEPGGLNWYSLTGFLRRVFESYQVIGCDIMELAPLVDSVVSEFTAAKLAYKMIGYQAVAQGWLKQNEE